One Aciduliprofundum boonei T469 genomic region harbors:
- a CDS encoding 50S ribosomal protein L19e yields MDVKFQRRLAASILKCGEERVWMDPNALDEIKEAVTREDIKMLIKRGLIKRKKIKGTSRVRANYIKMQKEKGRRKGPGSRKGKKYARYPRKQRWMKTIRPIRATLKDLRDSGKIDRHAYRRFYRLAKGGTFKSRSHLLMHLKAEGYIKEE; encoded by the coding sequence ATGGATGTCAAGTTTCAGAGAAGATTGGCTGCGAGCATATTAAAATGTGGTGAAGAGCGAGTTTGGATGGACCCGAATGCTTTAGATGAGATTAAAGAAGCTGTAACAAGAGAGGATATTAAAATGCTGATAAAGAGAGGGCTGATTAAGAGGAAGAAGATAAAGGGAACTTCAAGGGTAAGGGCAAATTACATAAAGATGCAGAAGGAAAAGGGTCGTCGCAAGGGCCCAGGTTCAAGAAAGGGAAAGAAGTATGCAAGATATCCCAGGAAACAGAGATGGATGAAGACCATAAGACCCATAAGAGCCACCCTCAAGGATTTGAGGGATAGTGGAAAGATAGACAGGCACGCTTACAGACGCTTTTACAGGCTCGCTAAAGGTGGTACATTTAAAAGCAGAAGCCATCTCTTGATGCACTTAAAGGCAGAAGGGTACATTAAGGAGGAATGA
- a CDS encoding 30S ribosomal protein S5 gives MDWEPKTRLGKLVYEGKITNMSQALRSNLPLREPEIVDVLLPNLKEEVIDVRMVQRMTDSGRRTKFSVMVAVGNGDGFVGIGKAKAKEVGAAIRKAIEVAKLNIIEIKRGCGSWECGCGMPHSLPFKVTGKCGSVRVTLKPAPKGVGLAVGDVAKTILQLAGVKDVWGFTQGHTKTTVNYAVATYDALKQTTIVRVNPRLIMPIYKGGVENVSSDQS, from the coding sequence ATGGACTGGGAGCCAAAAACAAGGCTTGGGAAACTCGTTTATGAGGGAAAGATTACCAACATGTCCCAAGCATTGAGAAGCAATTTACCTCTGAGGGAGCCAGAGATAGTTGATGTTCTGCTTCCAAATCTTAAGGAAGAGGTAATTGATGTTAGAATGGTTCAGCGTATGACAGATAGCGGTAGAAGAACAAAATTCTCAGTTATGGTTGCTGTAGGTAATGGAGATGGATTTGTTGGTATAGGAAAGGCAAAAGCTAAGGAAGTTGGAGCTGCCATAAGAAAGGCAATTGAAGTTGCGAAGCTAAATATTATTGAAATAAAGCGTGGTTGTGGCTCTTGGGAATGCGGATGCGGTATGCCCCACTCTTTACCCTTCAAAGTTACTGGCAAATGTGGCTCTGTTAGGGTTACTTTAAAGCCTGCACCAAAGGGTGTTGGACTGGCAGTGGGGGATGTGGCAAAAACGATACTACAGCTTGCAGGAGTTAAAGATGTTTGGGGCTTTACGCAGGGACATACGAAGACCACCGTGAATTATGCTGTTGCAACTTATGATGCCTTAAAGCAAACCACAATAGTTAGGGTTAATCCCCGTTTAATTATGCCAATTTACAAAGGAGGTGTAGAGAATGTTAGCAGTGATCAGAGTTAG
- a CDS encoding uL15m family ribosomal protein, translating into MARKKSRKMRGSNTYGHGIKGRRGAGRKGGRGYAGLGKHHWSFALKHPEYLWGAHGFTSHHPKEEINTINIGVLNENIDALVENGFAKLDGDIYEVDLSKMGINKLLGKGKVTKKMRVKVKYASSNAVEKIEDVGGEVVYV; encoded by the coding sequence ATGGCAAGGAAAAAATCAAGAAAAATGCGTGGTTCAAATACCTATGGACATGGAATAAAGGGAAGAAGAGGTGCAGGGAGGAAAGGAGGGCGCGGCTACGCAGGTCTTGGAAAGCATCACTGGAGTTTTGCTTTAAAGCATCCAGAATATCTTTGGGGAGCTCATGGATTTACATCGCATCATCCCAAGGAGGAGATCAACACGATAAATATAGGAGTACTTAATGAGAACATAGACGCTCTGGTGGAGAATGGATTTGCAAAACTTGATGGAGATATATACGAGGTGGATCTGAGCAAAATGGGAATAAATAAGCTTCTTGGTAAAGGTAAAGTAACCAAGAAGATGAGAGTTAAAGTTAAATATGCATCTTCTAATGCCGTTGAAAAAATAGAAGATGTGGGTGGTGAAGTGGTCTATGTCTGA
- a CDS encoding 50S ribosomal protein L30 — MLAVIRVRGRTGVRKEISDTLKMLNLTRINHCVLIPETPSYKGMLQKVKDYVTWGEINKDTLERLIRTRGRLYGDEPITDKYVKEKMGFENISALADAIVEGKVLYKDIPNVKPVFRLHPPLKGWEKTKRHFTEGGALGYRGEKINELILRMLGPGVE, encoded by the coding sequence ATGTTAGCAGTGATCAGAGTTAGAGGTAGGACTGGAGTTAGAAAGGAGATAAGCGACACACTAAAAATGTTGAATTTAACTAGAATTAACCACTGTGTTCTTATACCGGAAACCCCTTCATATAAAGGTATGCTTCAAAAAGTCAAAGATTATGTAACCTGGGGTGAGATAAATAAGGATACTTTGGAGAGATTGATAAGAACTCGTGGCAGGTTATATGGTGACGAGCCTATAACCGACAAATATGTGAAAGAGAAGATGGGATTTGAAAACATCTCAGCATTGGCAGATGCAATAGTTGAAGGAAAAGTGCTTTATAAGGACATCCCTAATGTAAAGCCAGTTTTTAGATTGCACCCTCCATTAAAAGGCTGGGAGAAAACTAAGAGACATTTCACCGAAGGTGGTGCCCTTGGATATAGAGGGGAAAAGATAAACGAGCTTATTTTGAGAATGCTTGGACCGGGGGTGGAATAA
- the secY gene encoding preprotein translocase subunit SecY: MSEEEIPRKKGLALPVLISWIVFTYLYFSIVNWKLLGLQEMWKIMTVQWVDFLVYVLWSVPLFYLGYLIVSYNGDKSKLYGLKPVLDYLPIIRKPKGHVQFKHKLMWTFLTLLIYFSLTNIYIYGLDRAKTIDLFASFRAIMAGASGSLVHLGIGPIVTASIIMQLFVGAKLFNIDLTKDDDKAIYQSTQKLLVIIMIFVEAIPQVFGYLQPSNTFVKGLDAFAPGHGMFLAQLIIVLQLFFGSYLVFLMDEVVSKWGIGSGISLFIAAGVSEAIFTGVVSWIPPHPNMPLSIHNPPSGTIPKTIYILTHSSAAQLYSGRIESILFAPPNPIIALIGTTIIFLFVAYVQSIKIELPLAHERARGARGRYPIKLMYSSNIPVILTSALLANVAMWSILFWSNPTLSQIPILGHNPWLGAYPTPQQAAEWGIKTTTPIGGIAYYLNRVRGLSYWLLPLINPQAYHYVFTYQTYWMLVGNVVIFVSFMIGMSIIFAKFWIETANMNAKAIAKQIQSSGMQIPGFRRSPAVLEKILNKYIPAVTIFSGAAVGALAAFADLIGTVGNTSGTGVLLTVGILIQLYEAMGKEQLMEMHPVIRQFFE; this comes from the coding sequence ATGTCTGAGGAAGAGATACCCCGCAAAAAGGGACTGGCTCTACCAGTACTGATCTCATGGATAGTATTCACATACCTTTATTTCTCTATAGTGAACTGGAAACTTCTTGGTTTGCAAGAGATGTGGAAAATAATGACTGTGCAATGGGTTGATTTTCTTGTATATGTATTATGGTCAGTCCCTCTATTTTATTTGGGGTATCTTATTGTTTCATATAATGGAGATAAGAGCAAGCTTTATGGGTTGAAGCCCGTTTTAGATTATCTTCCGATAATTCGAAAGCCTAAGGGACATGTGCAATTTAAACATAAGCTTATGTGGACATTCCTTACGCTACTCATTTATTTCTCCCTCACCAACATTTACATTTACGGATTGGATAGGGCTAAAACAATAGATCTTTTTGCATCTTTCCGTGCTATAATGGCCGGTGCTTCTGGCTCCTTAGTGCACTTGGGTATAGGTCCAATAGTTACTGCAAGTATTATTATGCAGTTGTTTGTGGGTGCTAAACTCTTCAATATAGATTTGACAAAGGATGATGATAAGGCAATATATCAAAGCACGCAGAAGTTATTGGTCATAATTATGATTTTCGTAGAAGCGATCCCGCAAGTTTTTGGTTATTTGCAACCCTCAAATACCTTTGTAAAAGGCCTTGATGCATTTGCACCTGGCCATGGCATGTTCTTAGCACAGCTCATAATCGTCTTACAATTATTCTTCGGTTCATATCTAGTTTTCCTTATGGACGAGGTAGTATCAAAATGGGGTATCGGCTCTGGTATATCCTTATTCATAGCCGCTGGAGTTTCAGAGGCTATTTTTACAGGAGTAGTGTCTTGGATTCCTCCTCATCCCAATATGCCTTTGAGCATTCACAATCCTCCTAGCGGTACAATACCTAAAACAATTTATATATTAACGCACAGCAGTGCTGCACAGCTCTATAGTGGTAGAATAGAATCAATTTTGTTTGCTCCACCAAATCCAATAATTGCCCTTATAGGGACTACTATAATATTCCTGTTCGTTGCTTATGTGCAAAGTATAAAAATAGAATTACCTTTGGCTCACGAGCGCGCTCGTGGTGCTCGTGGTAGGTATCCCATAAAGTTGATGTATTCATCCAACATCCCTGTCATACTTACTTCAGCTCTATTGGCAAATGTTGCCATGTGGTCTATTCTCTTCTGGAGCAATCCCACATTGAGCCAGATACCGATACTGGGACACAATCCTTGGTTGGGGGCTTATCCTACGCCTCAGCAAGCGGCAGAGTGGGGAATTAAAACCACAACGCCCATCGGCGGCATTGCGTATTATCTTAATAGGGTTAGAGGTTTGAGCTACTGGCTCTTGCCGCTGATAAATCCCCAGGCGTACCATTATGTGTTTACATATCAAACATACTGGATGCTGGTTGGCAATGTGGTAATATTTGTAAGCTTTATGATAGGGATGAGTATTATCTTTGCCAAGTTCTGGATCGAGACTGCAAATATGAACGCAAAGGCAATTGCAAAGCAGATACAATCAAGCGGGATGCAGATTCCAGGATTCAGACGCAGTCCTGCGGTACTTGAAAAAATATTAAACAAATATATACCTGCAGTTACCATATTCAGTGGAGCTGCTGTGGGTGCTCTCGCTGCCTTTGCTGACCTTATAGGCACTGTGGGAAATACATCTGGTACTGGTGTGCTGTTAACTGTGGGAATTCTCATCCAGTTATACGAAGCGATGGGTAAAGAGCAGTTGATGGAGATGCATCCTGTAATAAGGCAGTTCTTTGAGTGA
- a CDS encoding 50S ribosomal protein L6, translating into MPVADIVKHEITIPEGVEASLDGFDLHIKGPKGELVREFKHTRVKMKIEEGKIIVYCPLPKKKEYALAGTWKAHVLNMIKGVTEGFEYHLKILYAHFPMKVTVKGNKVVIENFMGERSPRYADIFGDAKVEIKGDMVIVKSINKEHAGQTAANIERATRIKNRDPRVFQDGIYIVKKG; encoded by the coding sequence ATGCCAGTTGCAGATATAGTTAAGCATGAAATTACGATTCCCGAAGGCGTTGAAGCCAGTTTGGACGGATTTGATCTTCACATCAAAGGTCCAAAGGGTGAATTAGTTAGAGAATTCAAGCATACGAGAGTTAAGATGAAAATAGAAGAGGGCAAGATTATTGTTTATTGTCCATTGCCAAAGAAGAAAGAATACGCCCTAGCAGGCACTTGGAAAGCTCATGTGCTCAATATGATCAAGGGAGTTACTGAAGGATTTGAATATCATCTTAAAATCCTTTACGCTCACTTCCCTATGAAAGTAACAGTTAAGGGAAATAAGGTTGTAATTGAGAATTTCATGGGTGAGAGATCTCCAAGATACGCAGACATCTTCGGCGATGCAAAGGTTGAGATAAAGGGAGATATGGTAATTGTAAAGAGTATAAACAAGGAGCATGCAGGTCAAACTGCGGCGAATATTGAGAGGGCTACGAGAATAAAGAATAGAGATCCTCGCGTGTTCCAAGATGGAATTTACATAGTTAAGAAGGGGTGA
- a CDS encoding 50S ribosomal protein L18, whose product MARNAIYRVKMRRRREGKTNYRKRLAYLKSGKPRAVVRKTLRYVIVQIVEYHDDGDKILVGVNSSHLKKYGWKGSFKNTPAAYLTGYLAGKLALKKGIEEAVLDIGLQSPVKGSRVFAALKGMVDAGLYVPHSEEVYPSEDRIKGEHISEEIAKMFEEVKAKMEV is encoded by the coding sequence ATGGCAAGAAATGCAATATATAGGGTAAAGATGCGGAGGAGAAGAGAAGGTAAGACGAATTACAGAAAGAGGCTAGCATATCTCAAATCCGGTAAGCCGAGAGCAGTTGTAAGAAAAACTTTGAGGTATGTAATTGTGCAGATTGTAGAGTATCATGATGATGGTGATAAGATACTGGTGGGTGTAAATTCCTCACATTTGAAGAAGTATGGATGGAAAGGCTCTTTCAAGAACACCCCTGCTGCGTACCTAACTGGATATCTTGCAGGAAAATTAGCACTTAAGAAGGGAATAGAAGAGGCAGTTTTGGATATTGGGCTTCAGAGCCCGGTAAAAGGTTCAAGGGTGTTTGCAGCTCTGAAAGGAATGGTGGATGCAGGTTTGTATGTACCCCATAGTGAAGAAGTTTACCCTTCTGAGGATAGAATCAAAGGTGAGCACATCTCTGAGGAGATTGCAAAAATGTTTGAAGAAGTTAAAGCTAAAATGGAGGTATAA
- a CDS encoding 50S ribosomal protein L32e, which produces MTKIKPKLTDEEKRLLKLRNEMNRKRPWFRRQEWFRYKRLGDHWRRPKGKHSKMREHKGYRPPVVDSGYRGPRKVRGLHPSGFKEVLVHNVKDLEGINPEREAIRIASRVGVKKRTEIEKKAKELNIRVLNPMLRGE; this is translated from the coding sequence ATGACCAAGATTAAGCCAAAACTTACAGATGAAGAAAAAAGGCTTTTAAAGCTTCGTAATGAGATGAATCGCAAAAGGCCATGGTTCAGGAGGCAAGAGTGGTTCCGCTACAAGAGGTTGGGAGATCATTGGAGAAGACCCAAGGGTAAGCATTCTAAGATGAGGGAGCATAAAGGTTATAGACCTCCTGTGGTTGATTCTGGATATAGAGGTCCAAGGAAAGTTCGCGGTTTGCATCCTTCTGGCTTTAAAGAGGTTCTCGTTCACAATGTGAAAGATTTAGAAGGTATAAACCCCGAGAGAGAGGCAATAAGAATTGCCAGCAGGGTTGGGGTGAAAAAGAGAACGGAAATAGAGAAAAAGGCGAAGGAGCTCAATATAAGGGTGCTCAATCCTATGCTTAGGGGTGAGTGA